The region CGTAGACGCTTCTCCAGCTCTCGCAAGAATTGTATGGGAGTCGTCCTCGGAGGGACTTCCCGAATGACCGTACCGAGGTATTCTACCGTACTCCGTGCAGCTATTGTTGTTGATCCTGCAGAGTCTACCCAAAGGTTCAGGCCGGATTGTAGGAAGTGGGCGATACGTTTTTGTATTTCTATGAGAAGCTCTATGGAACCCACGATTCCCAGTAGTAAGTCGTCGGCATATCGCGCGTAACAAATCCTTATTAAGTAATGGGTTTTTAAGGGGGCCAGCTTACGGGCCAGGCCTCTCTCTGACCTGATAACTAGTATCGCCTCCCCGCCCAGCTCTATCAACAGGCCCTTTCTTTTGCAATACTTAAAAAAGTCTATCATGGCCCAATTATTATTACAGCGTTCTCTACCATAGAATTCGGCCTTCGGGGTAAACCCGGCGGCTTCTATGAGGAAGGCGGCGCAAAGGAGGCTCGAGGGCTTGTTAAGGAAGGCGGCAAGGGCCGACGAAGGGGGGAAGGAAGTGTTTTCACACCATCGACCGACATCGACTCATCCCAATCTTTAAGGAAGAGATCGACGATCCCAAGTTCTTTTACCCCATTCATAAAGTCTTTTCCGCCGGACGACTCGTAGGAGGTGAGAAGGGCCCTTACTCCGTCCCACACAGTGTATTACTATCGGCCCTACCAGGCAACATCTACCTACACAAGCTCGATCAGGAGATAGGGAGGATCCGACAGAAGTACGAAATTCCGATTGTTCAGAGAATCAGATCGGTTCTATTAAGAACAGGTCGTATTGATGACCAAGAAAACTCTGGAGAAGAAGCAAGCTTCAACGCTCCCCAAGACAACAGAGCCATCATTGTGGGGAGGGTAAAGAGCATCCAACGCAAAGCGGCCTTTCATTCCCTTGTTTCGTCGTGGCACACCCCCCCACAAGCACCCCCCGGTTCAGGGGGACCAGAAAACGCCTTTCGTTTTNNNNNNNNNNNNNNNNNNNNNNNNNNNNNNNNNNNNNNNNNNNNNNNNNNNNNNNNNNNNNNNNNNNNNNNNNNNNNNNNNNNNNNNNNNNNNNNNNNNNNNNNNNNNNNNNNNNNNNNNNNNNNNNNNNNNNNNNNNNNNNNNNNNNNNNNNNNNNNNNNNNNNNNNNNNNNNNNNNNNNNNNNNNNNNNNNNNNNNNNNNNNNNNNNNNNNNNNNNNNNNNNNNNNNNNNNNNNNNNNNNNNNNNNNNNNNNNNNNNNNNNNNNNNNNNNNNNNNNNNNNNNNNNNNNNNNNNNNNNNNNNNNNNNNNNNNNNNNNNNNNNNNNNNNNNNNNNNNNNNNNNNNNNNNNNNNNNNNNNNNNNNNNNNNNNNNNNNNNNNNNNNNNNNNNNNNNNNNNNNNNNNNNNNNNNNNNNNNNNNNNNNNNNNNNNNNNNNNNNNNNNNNNNNNNNNNNNNNNNNNNNNNNNNNNNNNNNNNNNNNNNNNNNNNNNNNNNNNNNNNNNNNNNNNNNNNNNNNNNNNNNNNNNNNNNNNNNNNNNNNNNNNNNNNNNNNNNNNNNNNNNNNNNNNNNNNNNNNNNNNNNNNNNNNNNNNNNNNNNNNNNNNNNNNNNNNNNNNNNNNNNNNNNNNNNNNNNNNNNNNNNNNNNNNNNNNNNNNNNNNNNNNNNNNNNNNNNNNNNNNNNNNNNNNNNNNNNNNNNNNNNNNNNNNNNNNNNNNNNNNNNNNNNNNNNNNNNNNNNNNNNNNNNNNNNNNNNNNNNNNNNNNNNNNNNNNNNNNNNNNNNNNNNNNNNNNNNNNNNNNNNNNNNNNNNNNNNNNNNNNNNNNNNNNNNNNNNNNNNNNNNNNNNNNNNNNNNNNNNNNNNNNNNNNNNNNNNNNNNNNNNNNNNNNNNNNNNNNNNNNNNNNNNNNNNNNNNNNNNNNNNNNNNNNNNNNNNNNNNNNNNNNNNNNNNNNNNNNNNNNNNNNNNNNNNNNNNNNNNNNNNNNNNNNNNNNNNNNNNNTACCATGGTGCCGCCTTTCAGATCCTCGGCGAAACCGGAGTTCGATACGGCGACGAATAACCTGTGGGTTGGTAATCTGACCCCCGATGTCACCGAAGCCGAGCTTACTGCTCTGTTCGAGAAGTACGGGCAGGTCGACAGCATAACCTCCTACTCCGCCCGCAGCTACGCCTTCCTCTACTTCAGAAGCCTAGAAGATGCCAAGGCCGCCAAGGACGCGCTCCAGGGAACCGTGCTTCGCGGGAATCCTCTTAAGATTGAATTCGCGAAACCGGTTTGTATTTTCGTGTCTCGCCAttgtttgatgatgatgatttggctctattgtttttgctttttgaTAATGGATTTGTTTTTCTGGATCTGTAaccaaatttcatttgttttaacaCTTCACTTTGTGTTTGCTTTATTCTCGTTGCGAATCCCCTCCCCATTTTTCAGCcgttctccaaactttattggTGAAGCGTGTAGATAACAAACACGACAAGTCTAATGTTAAACTATATCCTATCCTAtgcaaacaaaaacaaaatctcgttgaaattattgaaaattcCCAAGTGTATAACTGATTAAGTCTACCAGAAAGGGAATTCTTCGAGTTTGGNNNNNNNNNNNNNNNNNNNNNNNNNNNNNNNNNNNNNNNNNNNNNNNNNNNNNNNNNNNNNNNNNNNNNNNNNNNNNNNNNNNNNNNNNNNNNNNNNNNNNNNNNNNNNNNNNNNNNNNNNNNNNNNNNNNNNNNNNNNNNNNNNNNNNNNNNNNNNNNNNNNNNNNNNNNNNNNNNNNNNNNNNNNNNNNNNNNNNNNNNNNNNNNNNNNNNNNNNNNNNNNNNNNNNNNNNNNNNNNNNNNNNNNNNNNNNNNNNNNNNNNNNNNNNNNNNNNNNNNNNNNNNNNNNNNNNNNNNNNNNNNNNNNNNNNNNNNNNNNNNNNNNNNNNNNNNNNNNNNNNNNNNNNNNNNNNNNNNNNNNNNNNNNNNNNNNNNNNNNNNNNNNNNNNNNNNNNNNNNNNNNNNNNNNNNNNNNNNNNNNNNNNNNNNNNNNNNNNNNNNNNNNNNNNNNNNNNNNNNNNNNNNNNNNNNNNNNNNNNNNNNNNNNNNNNNNNNNNNNNNNNNNNNNNNNNNNNNNNNNNNNNNNNNNNNNNNNNNNNNNNNNNNNNNNNNNNNNNNNNNNNNNNNNNNNNNNNNNNNNNNNNNNNNNNNNNNNNNNNNNNNNNNNNNNNNNNNNNNNNNNNNNNNNNNNNNNNNNNNNNNNNNNNNNNNNNNNNNNNNNNNNNNNNNNNNNNNNNNNNNNNNNNNNNNNNNNNNNNNNNNNNNNNNNNNNNNNNNNNNNNNNNNNNNNNNNNNNNNNNNNNNNNNNNNNNNNNNNNNNNNNNNNNNNNNNNNNNNNNNNNNNNNNNNNNNNNNNNNNNNNNNNNNNNNNNNNNNNNNNNNNNNNNNNNNNNNNNNNNNNNNNNNNNNNNNNNNNNNNNNNNNNNNNNNNNNNNNNNNNNNNNNNNNNNNNNNNNNNNNNNNNNNNNNNNNNNNNNNNNNNNNNNNNNNNNNNNNNNNNNNNNNNNNNNNNNNNNNNNNNNNNNNNNNNNNNNNNNNNNNNNNNNNNNNNNNNNNNNNNAACAAATCCTGTCTCTGTTGAGTTTTTTGACAACTTCTTTATTGTTAAGGATCGTCGAACGGGGGCACATCTAATGCGAGGGGGAACTTTGCATGATGTCTACTACATCCCAGGTCCTGGCCAACCTCAAGTTCATGTTACCACCGTAAACTCTGCGTCCGGATGGCATCACAAGCTAGGTCATCCTTCTAGTAAGACCTTAGTGTCTATTCTTCGTCGTAATAAAATTCCATATGACTCTCGTTCTGTAATGAATCtctcttgtaactcctgtcttaTAAATAAAAGTCACAAATTGAGTTTTTCCTTTAATACCATGTCCAGTAGTAAACCACTTGAGCTTATTTACACTAATGTTTGGGGTTCCTCGAATATTTCGGTTGATGGGTATAAATACTATGTCTCCTTTGTTGATCACTATACAAAATACATTTGGTTGTATCCGTTAAAATATAAGTCTTATGTTTCTATTATATTTCCTCAATTCAAACGTCTGGTCGAAAAATATTTTGCGCACTCTATAATATCAGTTTTTTCCGATAATGGGGGCGAATATAAAAAGTTAATCCTGGTGTTTAACTCTTGTGGTGTTTCTCATTTTACGTCACCTCCTCACACCCCTGAACATAATGGTCAAGTTGAGAGGCGTCATCGACATATTGTAGAGACAGGTTTGTCCCTTCTTCACTTTGCTGGGTTGCACCTATCCTACTGGGTTTTTGCCTTTCAAACGGCCATTTATCTTATTAACCGCATGCCTACGCCTATACTTGGTAATTTGTCTCCATTTCAAAAATTGTTTGGTCGCGACCCTAATTTGTCTAAAATTCGTCCTTTTGGGTGCTTGTGTTTTCCGTGGCTAAAACCTTATGTGTCTACTAAACTCCACCCAAAATCATTTCCTTGTGTATTTTTGGGGTATTCTTTGAGTCAGTCGGCTTACAAGTGTTTGGACCCACAATCTGGTCGTATCTATTTGTCCCAACACGTTCGATTTGTGGATGgggtttttccttttcttgagtCGGGGTTGTCTAGGGGGTCGGTGTCTACTACTTCAGCCTCAACTTCCGTTCCCCCCTCATTGCCTCCGTTCTCGTTCCTTCAGTATCCCCAGCCACTGCCCCTGATTTACCGGCTACTTCTGGCCGACCAACACAGATACAGAAACCGAATTCCTGGTACTATGGtgaccaatttgtgaatataaCTACTGTCCATCCCATGCCACTCGCTCTTGAGCCTCGTACGGTTACCCAGGCTATGCGTGATGACAGNNNNNNNNNNNNNNNNNNNNNNNNNNNNNNNNNNNNNNNNNNNNNNNNNNNNNNNNNNNNNNNNNNNNNNNNNNNNNNNNNNNNNNNNNNNNNNNNNNNNNNNNNNNNNNNNNNNNNNNNNNNNNNNNNNNNNNNNNNNNNNNNNNNNNNNNNNNNNNNNNNNNNNNNNNNNNNNNNNNNNNNNNNNNNNNNNNNNNNNNNNNNNNNNNNNNNNNNNNNNNNNNNNNNNNNNNNNNNNNNNNNNNNNNNNNNNNNNNNNNNNNNNNNNNNNNNNNNNNNNNNNNNNNNNNNNNNNNNNNNNNNNNNNNNNNNNNNNNNNNNNNNNNNNNNNNNNNNNNNNNNNNNNNNNNNNNNNNNNNNNNNNNNNNNNNNNNNNNNNNNNNNNNNNNNNNNNNNNNNNNNNNNNNNNNNNNNNNNNNNNNNNNNNNNNNNNNNNNNNNNNNNNNNNNNNNNNNNNNNNNNNNNNNNNNNNNNNNNNNNNNNNNNNNNNNNNNNNNNNNNNNNNNNNNNNNNNNNNNNNNNNNNNNNNNNNNNNNNNNNNNNNNNNNNNNNNNNNNNNNNNNNNNNNNNNNNNNNNNNNNNNNNNNNNNNNNNNNNNNNNNNNNNNNNNNNNNNNNNNNNNNNNNNNNNNNNNNNNNNNNNNNNNNNNNNNNNNNNNNNNNNNNNNNNNNNNNNNNNNNNNNNNNNNNNNNNNNNNNNNNNNNNNNNNNNNNNNNNNNNNNNNNNNNNNNNNNNNNNNNNNNNNNNNNNNNNNNNNNNNNNNNNNNNNNNNNNNNNNNNNNNNNNNNNNNNNNNNNNNNNNNNNNNNNNNNNNNNNNNNNNNNNNNNNNNNNNNNNNNNNNNNNNNNNNNNNNNNNNNNNNNNNNNNNNNNNNNNNNNNNNNNNNNNNNNNNNNNNNNNNNNNNNNNNNNNNNNNNNNNNNNNNNNNNNNNNNNNNNNNNNNNNNNNNNNNNNNNNNNNNNNNNNNNNNNNNNNNNNNNNNNNNNNNNNNNNNNNNNNNAAGGGAGTTAACTGCAAAGGCTTTGTATGTGTGTGATAGGTTGCCATAGGATAGAAATTTGGAGATATTATGTGGGGATGTATTCTTGACAGCCACATTCTGACAAGTATAATCATTAAGGTAAGCAGGTGTGGTCCTTACCCTAGCTGATCTTCTAGGCTGGTGAACTGTTGTCACATTTGTATCAGAAACCTCATTTGTCTGACTTGGGACTACATGTTGATCTTCATGTGAATTGTGTTCAGCAGTAGGGATGGAAATATGGTCATCAATATCTGGATATGATATACTTTCTGATGGCAGCACCAACATATCAGGCTGTTTACTCTGCAACATCtgaaatggaaacaaattctcaTAAAAGGAAACATCCCTGGACATGAAAACCTCCTTTGTATGAATGTCAAACAACTTGTACCCTTTTATGCCATTTGCAAATCCCAGAAACACACACTTCCTAGCTCTTGGTGAGAACTTGCTTCTATGACAGCTAGGAACAGCAGCAAAGGTTAAGCAACNNNNNNNNNNNNNNNNNNNNNNNNNNNNNNNNNNNNNNNNNNNNNNNNNNNNNNNNNNNNNNNNNNNNNNNNNNNNNNNNNNNNNNNNNNNNNNNNNNNNNNNNNNNNNNNNNNNNNNNNNNNNNNNNNNNNNNNNNNNNNNNNNNNNNNNNNNNNNNNNNNNNNNNNNNNNNNNNNNNNNNNNNNNNNNNNNNNNNNNNNNNNNNNNNNNNNNNNNNNNNNNNNNNNNNNNNNNNNNNNNNNNNNNNNNNNNNNNNNNNNNNNNNNNNNNNNNNNNNNNNNNNNNNNNNNNNNNNNNNNNNNNNNNNNNNNNNNNNNNNNNNNNNNNNNNNNNNNNNNNNNNNNNNNNNNNNNNNNNNNNNNNNNNNNNNNNNNNNNNNNNNNNNNNNNNNNNNNNNNNNNNNNNNNNNNNNNNNNNNNNNNNNNNNNNNNNNNNNNNNNNNNNNNNNNNNNNNNNNNNNNNNNNNNNNNNNNNNNNNNNNNNNNNNNNNNNNNNNNNNNNNNNNNNNNNNNNNNNNNNNNNNNNNNNNNNNNNNNNNNNNNNNNNNNNNNNNNNNNNNNNNNNNNNNNNNNNNNNNNNNNNNNNNNNNNNNNNNNNNNNNNNNNNNNNNNNNNNNNNNNNNNNNNNNNNNNNNNNNNNNNNNNNNNNNNNNNNNNNNNNNNNNNNNNNNNNNNNNNNNNNNNNNNNNNNNNNNNNNNNNNN is a window of Ipomoea triloba cultivar NCNSP0323 chromosome 16, ASM357664v1 DNA encoding:
- the LOC116007837 gene encoding uncharacterized protein LOC116007837, whose amino-acid sequence is MIDFFKYCKRKGLLIELGGEAILVIRSERGLARKLAPLKTHYLIRICYARYADDLLLGIVGSIELLIEIQKRIAHFLQSGLNLWVDSAGSTTIAARSTVEYLGTVIREVPPRTTPIQFLRELEKRLRVKHRIHITACHLRSAIHSKFRNLGNSISIKQLTKGMSGTFRLLDAVQLAETLGTAGIRSPQVSVLWGTVKHIRQGSRGALERKL